In Nanoarchaeota archaeon, the following proteins share a genomic window:
- a CDS encoding type II/IV secretion system ATPase subunit: protein MVLRGWLRRNFEKVKEEERLFEEEVNRFSIGAPSKILVLPELDQILPKKGEEKNVKQSTDVRYELIPPFAYARIYWSEIQEGLVYEVLQPSLNSKEEEIFEKIRSGLAKSIGVDIEQFSNSKKMLEYIQGEVRSVIDELGIILEPGQYTRLLYYIYINFVGLNEIEPLMHDSYIEDIGCDGVGVPIYITHKKYGNLRTNISYNDVKRLQEFVVKLAERTGRYISYAEPLLDGSLPDGSRIQATLTSDVTTKGPTFSIRKFKEIPYSAPDLIRMKTASSEVMAFLWFAIEHKRNILICGGTGAGKTSFLNSLVSFIPPDDKIVSIEDTRELNLPHENWIPAVSRAGFGTVTKDGTRYGEISMFDLLKESFRQRPDYVVVGEVRGTEASVLFQGMASGHPSLGTIHGGSVDDIIKRMETPPISLPPSLLESLDIVVVITHSDQFGKSARRIKEIAEMENIDSETGRVRVMKSFQWSPVLDVFERHHSTILDRIGAEYGISMSKIEEELKNRQKVLEWLVNKKTFGFMDVSNYLAEYYRNKQKILKAIEDEEAPVLDNPAYKPKKKGINMAFSAPKIIASGDPTRDALDM from the coding sequence ATGGTTCTTCGCGGATGGCTGAGAAGGAATTTTGAAAAAGTAAAAGAAGAAGAGCGGCTTTTCGAGGAAGAGGTAAATCGTTTTTCTATAGGTGCGCCCAGTAAGATTTTGGTTCTGCCGGAACTGGACCAGATACTTCCAAAAAAAGGGGAAGAAAAAAATGTAAAGCAGTCTACGGATGTGCGATATGAATTGATACCTCCGTTTGCTTATGCGCGCATTTATTGGAGTGAGATTCAGGAAGGTCTAGTGTATGAGGTGTTGCAGCCTTCATTGAATTCCAAGGAAGAGGAGATTTTTGAAAAAATACGTTCGGGCCTTGCGAAAAGTATCGGGGTTGATATAGAGCAGTTTTCAAACAGCAAAAAAATGCTCGAGTATATTCAGGGCGAGGTACGTTCGGTAATTGATGAGCTAGGCATCATTCTTGAACCTGGGCAGTATACACGCCTACTTTACTATATTTATATAAATTTTGTCGGCCTTAATGAAATAGAGCCTTTAATGCATGATTCATACATAGAAGACATTGGCTGCGACGGTGTTGGAGTGCCCATATATATCACCCATAAAAAGTATGGGAATCTGCGAACGAATATTAGCTATAATGATGTAAAACGACTTCAAGAGTTCGTTGTAAAGCTTGCAGAACGTACTGGGAGATATATTTCATATGCGGAGCCCCTTCTTGACGGTTCACTTCCTGACGGCTCCCGTATACAGGCTACGCTTACATCTGATGTAACTACAAAAGGACCTACGTTTTCTATCAGAAAGTTCAAGGAAATCCCATATAGCGCACCTGATTTGATACGCATGAAAACCGCATCTTCAGAGGTTATGGCATTCCTTTGGTTTGCAATAGAGCACAAACGAAACATACTTATTTGCGGAGGCACTGGTGCAGGAAAAACATCCTTCCTTAATTCACTTGTTTCATTTATTCCGCCTGATGATAAGATAGTCTCAATAGAAGATACGCGAGAATTGAATTTACCTCACGAAAACTGGATTCCGGCAGTATCACGAGCAGGGTTTGGTACTGTTACAAAGGATGGCACCCGGTATGGCGAAATCTCGATGTTTGATCTTCTTAAGGAATCATTCAGGCAAAGACCTGACTATGTGGTCGTAGGAGAAGTCCGAGGCACTGAAGCATCTGTTCTTTTTCAGGGAATGGCTTCCGGGCATCCTTCTTTAGGCACAATTCACGGAGGTTCTGTGGATGATATCATAAAGAGAATGGAAACACCTCCCATAAGCCTTCCGCCAAGCCTGCTCGAATCTCTTGATATTGTGGTGGTGATTACGCATTCGGACCAGTTCGGAAAATCCGCCCGCAGAATCAAGGAAATCGCCGAGATGGAAAATATAGATTCGGAAACAGGGCGCGTCAGGGTTATGAAAAGCTTTCAGTGGTCTCCTGTTCTTGATGTTTTTGAGAGGCACCATAGCACAATTCTTGACCGGATAGGAGCGGAATACGGGATTTCAATGAGTAAGATAGAGGAGGAGCTGAAAAACCGCCAGAAAGTTTTGGAATGGCTCGTTAATAAGAAGACATTTGGCTTTATGGACGTATCAAATTATCTTGCTGAATACTATCGAAACAAGCAGAAAATATTGAAAGCTATTGAAGATGAAGAAGCTCCGGTTTTGGATAATCCGGCGTATAAGCCCAAGAAAAAAGGAATTAATATGGCGTTTTCTGCGCCGAAAATCATTGCCTCTGGTGACCCAACTAGAGACGCGCTTGATATGTGA
- a CDS encoding non-histone chromosomal MC1 family protein: protein MAEKRYFSLRQGNKEVGVFTGSQPRQAALKAANRGYTDIKLRERGTKKIHIFKGSRKQVAAPENAPEWMGAKVWKPNVKKLGIDRLGKLK from the coding sequence ATGGCAGAAAAAAGGTACTTTTCCCTAAGACAGGGAAACAAGGAAGTTGGCGTATTTACAGGATCGCAGCCAAGACAGGCGGCTTTAAAAGCGGCAAACCGCGGATATACTGATATCAAGCTAAGAGAGCGCGGAACCAAGAAGATACACATCTTCAAGGGCTCAAGAAAACAGGTTGCTGCTCCGGAAAATGCTCCCGAATGGATGGGCGCAAAAGTATGGAAGCCAAATGTTAAAAAACTAGGAATTGATAGGCTAGGAAAGCTAAAGTAA
- a CDS encoding tRNA uridine(34) 5-carboxymethylaminomethyl modification radical SAM/GNAT enzyme Elp3, whose product MKVSEKTLARSLIEKILSGEVSKEGQLNAEKARISSKLGASKILRNSDILKYATQKEREKLAILVKKPIRTLSGVAIVAVMARPGECPGKCIYCPQGENAPKSYTGKEPAARRAKMFDYDPFVQVTKRVEQLKAVGHSIDKIELIVMGGTFLSYPKQEQALFVKRCFDALNRIDSKTLIEAQKINETAKSRCVGLTIETRPDFCKKEHIDTMLLLGATRVELGVQTLSDAIYKKIRRGHMIKDVVEATRLMKDSGLKVVYHMMPGLLQSRKQDLAMFKKLFNDPDFRPDMLKIYPTLVVCGTGLYDLWKSGKYKPLENEEAAELVAEIKKNIPHYCRIMRVQRDIPRDQIAAGVTAGNLRELARQKLKAIGEKCKCIRCREVGHTDFKQNTFDGVVQFCEKYRASEGTEYFISLEDKNREVLYGYLRLRILARPFRKELSGKTSVVRELKIFGTSVPIGEKQTGAIQHKGLGKRLMKFAEELSKKEGAHKIVVIAAVGTRDYYRALEYFDDGAYVSKKLI is encoded by the coding sequence ATGAAAGTTTCCGAAAAAACTCTTGCACGCAGCCTTATAGAAAAAATACTATCCGGTGAGGTGAGTAAAGAAGGCCAGTTGAATGCGGAAAAGGCGCGCATTTCATCAAAACTGGGTGCATCAAAAATCCTTCGCAATTCAGATATCCTTAAATATGCAACGCAGAAAGAGCGCGAAAAGCTTGCAATTCTTGTCAAAAAGCCGATAAGAACGCTTTCAGGCGTTGCAATTGTTGCGGTAATGGCAAGGCCCGGCGAATGCCCTGGAAAGTGCATCTACTGCCCGCAGGGCGAGAATGCGCCGAAAAGCTACACCGGAAAGGAGCCGGCAGCCCGCAGGGCGAAGATGTTTGATTACGACCCGTTTGTGCAGGTTACAAAGCGCGTGGAGCAATTAAAAGCAGTTGGCCATAGCATTGATAAAATAGAGCTTATCGTGATGGGCGGAACCTTTTTGTCGTATCCTAAGCAAGAGCAGGCGCTTTTTGTCAAGCGGTGCTTTGACGCGCTTAACAGAATCGATTCTAAGACCTTGATTGAAGCTCAAAAAATCAACGAAACCGCAAAATCAAGATGTGTGGGCTTGACTATCGAGACGCGCCCGGATTTCTGCAAAAAAGAGCACATAGATACCATGCTTCTGCTCGGGGCTACGCGCGTGGAACTCGGCGTTCAGACACTGTCAGACGCAATTTATAAAAAAATAAGGCGCGGGCATATGATTAAAGACGTAGTCGAAGCAACGCGGCTTATGAAAGATTCCGGCTTGAAGGTTGTTTATCATATGATGCCCGGGCTTCTCCAGAGTAGAAAGCAGGATCTTGCAATGTTCAAAAAACTGTTTAATGATCCTGATTTTCGGCCGGACATGCTGAAAATTTATCCAACGCTTGTTGTTTGCGGCACAGGGCTTTATGATCTTTGGAAGAGCGGAAAATACAAGCCGCTTGAAAATGAAGAAGCTGCAGAGCTTGTTGCCGAAATAAAAAAGAACATTCCACATTACTGCAGGATAATGAGGGTGCAGCGTGACATTCCTCGAGACCAGATTGCGGCCGGCGTTACTGCGGGGAATCTTCGAGAATTAGCCCGGCAAAAACTGAAAGCAATAGGTGAAAAATGCAAATGCATCAGGTGCAGGGAGGTTGGGCATACGGATTTTAAGCAAAATACATTTGATGGTGTTGTGCAGTTTTGCGAAAAATATCGGGCCTCAGAAGGAACGGAATATTTCATATCTTTAGAGGATAAAAATCGCGAAGTTCTCTACGGTTATTTGCGCCTGCGCATACTGGCAAGGCCATTTCGAAAAGAGCTTTCCGGAAAAACATCCGTTGTTCGCGAGCTGAAAATATTCGGCACATCAGTTCCTATTGGCGAAAAACAAACAGGCGCAATACAGCACAAAGGGCTTGGGAAGCGGCTGATGAAATTTGCCGAGGAGTTGTCAAAAAAAGAAGGCGCGCATAAAATTGTTGTGATTGCAGCGGTCGGGACGCGCGATTATTACCGCGCTCTAGAGTATTTTGATGATGGCGCGTATGTCTCGAAAAAACTGATATAA
- the dph5 gene encoding diphthine synthase gives MLYVVSLGLHDENDISLRGIDALKKCKSIFIETYTSSIKIDFESLEKIAGNKIELLDRRGVEESGVILESAKSRDTAFIVPGDALSATTHHQVVFDARKAGIDVEIIHGSSIFSAIAETGLSLYKFGMTVSLPKPQENYFPESPYMNILANKKRGLHTLILLDIGMTAKEGIEILLELEKKVGKKLFTEKTKLVAVAHLGVKSTIKYGPISELKKADFGAMPHTLILPGDMHFLEEDFVSQFAI, from the coding sequence ATGTTGTATGTTGTAAGTCTCGGGCTTCATGACGAGAATGATATTTCGCTGCGCGGAATCGATGCGTTGAAAAAATGCAAGAGCATTTTTATTGAAACATATACCTCTTCAATCAAGATAGATTTTGAATCCCTTGAGAAAATCGCAGGCAACAAAATAGAGCTTCTTGACAGACGCGGCGTTGAAGAATCCGGCGTGATTCTGGAATCTGCAAAATCGCGCGATACCGCATTTATTGTACCTGGAGACGCGCTTTCTGCGACAACTCATCATCAGGTTGTTTTTGATGCTCGAAAGGCAGGCATAGATGTCGAAATAATTCATGGTTCATCAATATTCAGTGCAATTGCTGAGACAGGTCTTTCGCTTTATAAGTTCGGAATGACTGTATCACTTCCAAAGCCGCAAGAAAATTATTTTCCGGAATCGCCGTATATGAACATACTTGCGAACAAAAAAAGAGGGCTGCATACGCTGATTCTTCTTGACATCGGAATGACTGCAAAAGAAGGCATTGAAATTCTTTTGGAACTTGAAAAGAAAGTCGGGAAAAAACTATTCACAGAAAAAACAAAGCTTGTTGCAGTCGCGCATCTTGGAGTTAAAAGCACAATAAAATACGGACCGATTTCCGAGCTGAAAAAAGCAGACTTTGGAGCAATGCCGCATACGCTGATCCTGCCTGGTGATATGCATTTCTTAGAAGAGGATTTTGTTTCGCAGTTTGCGATTTGA
- the psd gene encoding phosphatidylserine decarboxylase (Phosphatidylserine decarboxylase is synthesized as a single chain precursor. Generation of the pyruvoyl active site from a Ser is coupled to cleavage of a Gly-Ser bond between the larger (beta) and smaller (alpha chains). It is an integral membrane protein.) yields MNLFSKIIVFAFKVFPKEFISRALGKLAKKKLPKIILIPWISSYCVLFGVNMSESKKDAYDFQTFDEFFTRELKSGIRKIDVSKNSVISPVDGKMMEFGAIEKNMLIQAKGKIYMLESLLEDGALASKFENGSFLTIYLAPKNYHRIHAPISGKIAGYQYIPGSLFCVNKISSETIENLFSKNERLITYLECRKNTIAIVKVGACVVGKICATYENAAFDTSCNMALKKTYSKKIPIEKGEEIGRFEIGSTVVLLFESGVITFGDLVRGAEIKMGQKIGTLA; encoded by the coding sequence ATGAATCTATTTAGTAAAATCATTGTTTTTGCATTCAAAGTTTTTCCAAAAGAATTCATTAGCCGCGCGCTTGGGAAACTAGCGAAAAAAAAACTTCCAAAAATAATTCTCATCCCCTGGATAAGCAGCTACTGCGTGCTGTTTGGAGTCAATATGTCGGAATCCAAAAAAGACGCTTACGATTTTCAGACATTCGACGAATTCTTTACACGCGAACTAAAATCCGGAATTCGGAAAATTGATGTTTCAAAAAATTCGGTAATTTCTCCTGTAGATGGTAAAATGATGGAATTCGGCGCAATAGAAAAAAATATGCTCATTCAGGCAAAGGGAAAAATTTACATGCTTGAGAGTCTTCTTGAAGATGGTGCGCTTGCCTCAAAATTCGAGAACGGCAGTTTCCTAACAATATATCTTGCGCCGAAAAACTACCACAGAATACACGCACCGATTTCCGGAAAAATCGCGGGATATCAATACATTCCAGGCAGCCTTTTTTGTGTGAATAAGATATCTTCAGAAACAATAGAAAACCTATTCTCAAAAAACGAGCGCTTGATAACGTATTTGGAATGCCGGAAAAACACGATTGCAATTGTAAAAGTGGGCGCGTGTGTTGTCGGAAAGATATGCGCGACTTACGAAAATGCTGCATTTGATACTTCGTGCAATATGGCGTTAAAGAAAACATATTCTAAAAAAATTCCGATAGAGAAAGGAGAAGAAATCGGCAGATTTGAAATAGGCTCGACAGTTGTGCTTTTATTTGAAAGCGGCGTAATAACTTTTGGCGACTTGGTGCGCGGGGCAGAAATAAAAATGGGGCAGAAAATAGGCACGCTTGCATGA
- a CDS encoding YkgJ family cysteine cluster protein has translation MLNENNWAAKLKRTATAFLPIDKSRKGNCIQCGKCCELPVKCPFLYKKDGRNYCRIYNVRPLNCRKYPRTESEWLTKETCGYCFDAVKKQN, from the coding sequence TTGTTAAATGAGAATAATTGGGCCGCCAAATTAAAGCGGACTGCAACCGCATTTTTACCGATCGACAAAAGCCGCAAAGGCAATTGCATTCAATGCGGAAAATGCTGCGAACTTCCTGTTAAGTGCCCTTTCCTTTACAAAAAAGACGGAAGGAATTATTGCCGGATTTATAATGTGCGCCCGCTAAATTGCAGGAAATATCCGCGAACTGAAAGCGAGTGGCTGACAAAAGAGACTTGCGGTTATTGTTTTGATGCTGTAAAAAAGCAAAATTAG
- a CDS encoding alanyl-tRNA editing protein, with amino-acid sequence MTELIYYQDQYKKELEAKVVSVEGNYALLDKTIFIPQTNTEPGDFGKINGMKIAGSKKDGNNIWHIFSKPVSFKAGGTVKLELDWSKRLLAIRMHSALHLLAGAIEKNFGKRAVAGAVKGNQAELVLKEQLPDETITRAIEASNKDIESSLEIKSYWDEKREGFRWTQIGEYPPIPDGGIHVKNTKEIGNLILVGKELNDGKQKIIIGINQE; translated from the coding sequence ATGACCGAATTGATTTACTATCAAGACCAATACAAAAAAGAGCTTGAGGCAAAGGTTGTATCTGTTGAAGGGAATTACGCGCTTTTAGACAAAACAATATTCATCCCGCAAACAAACACAGAGCCCGGCGATTTCGGAAAAATAAACGGAATGAAAATCGCAGGTTCCAAAAAAGACGGAAATAATATTTGGCACATATTTTCAAAGCCGGTTTCGTTTAAAGCAGGCGGCACAGTAAAATTAGAGCTTGACTGGAGCAAGCGGCTTTTGGCCATACGCATGCATTCCGCACTTCATCTGCTTGCCGGCGCAATTGAGAAAAATTTTGGAAAGCGCGCGGTTGCCGGGGCAGTAAAAGGAAATCAGGCAGAGCTGGTTTTAAAAGAGCAGCTGCCTGACGAAACAATAACGCGGGCAATTGAGGCGTCAAACAAAGATATCGAAAGCAGCCTTGAAATAAAAAGCTATTGGGACGAAAAACGCGAGGGTTTTAGATGGACGCAAATCGGAGAGTATCCGCCAATTCCTGACGGAGGGATTCATGTTAAAAACACAAAAGAAATTGGAAACCTTATATTGGTTGGTAAAGAATTAAATGATGGGAAGCAAAAGATAATTATTGGCATAAATCAAGAATAA
- a CDS encoding MFS transporter: protein MLGCMMIAYTLITSLIQLYVLQILTGITTAMQMTMEAAFLGDVTKKESRGRDIGKYHALVGIMAAVAIMGGGFVVGNLGFKVIFYITASLVFISTAMLFYIEEKRIISKKIQGNKHKSHKFQ, encoded by the coding sequence ATGTTGGGATGTATGATGATTGCATACACACTCATCACATCTTTAATACAGTTGTATGTCTTGCAGATTTTAACTGGAATCACAACCGCTATGCAAATGACAATGGAAGCTGCATTTTTGGGTGACGTGACTAAAAAAGAATCGCGAGGCAGGGATATTGGAAAATATCACGCGCTCGTAGGCATCATGGCAGCAGTCGCAATAATGGGCGGCGGATTTGTGGTCGGAAACTTGGGTTTTAAAGTAATTTTTTATATTACTGCGTCACTTGTTTTTATCTCAACCGCAATGTTGTTTTATATTGAGGAAAAACGTATTATCTCAAAGAAAATTCAAGGAAATAAGCATAAAAGTCACAAGTTCCAATAA
- a CDS encoding pyridoxal phosphate-dependent aminotransferase, protein MQLSPRITALEESIRKISEAAAKISGCVRFDIGQPDFKTPQHIQDAAIRAIREKPMGYAPMVGIPELRRAIADYENKKGLNLAPENIMVTNGGNGSLFCTFLAIIEKDDEVLIADPAWPPYEMIVRSVGGVPVYTKFFEGGESSKASSGATAKRDDFDGKKLLADSIESAITSKSKAIIVNSPENPTGRVASESDLKTIAEIAIEHGIMIISDEVYDKLLFGGAKHYSIAKFAPENTILINSTSKTYSMTGWRLGWLAAPKDIIKELAKCNRVTTASVSAVVQYAALAALTESQECVQDMCHEYEKRCDTTVKRMKQLNWDFINPEGAFYAFPKIPGCIDSWKLAMELLEKAKVALVPGVSFGPSGEGHVRICYGSVNSECINEGFDRIEKYMNIVNKCKY, encoded by the coding sequence ATGCAACTCTCACCGCGCATTACTGCACTTGAAGAAAGCATCCGCAAAATCTCGGAAGCTGCGGCAAAAATTTCAGGATGCGTGCGCTTTGACATAGGCCAGCCGGATTTTAAGACCCCGCAGCACATTCAAGATGCTGCAATACGCGCGATTCGGGAAAAGCCGATGGGCTATGCGCCGATGGTAGGCATTCCGGAACTGAGGCGCGCAATAGCGGATTATGAGAACAAAAAAGGCCTTAATCTCGCGCCGGAAAACATAATGGTTACAAACGGCGGCAACGGATCTTTGTTTTGCACGTTTTTGGCGATCATCGAAAAAGACGATGAAGTGCTTATTGCAGATCCTGCGTGGCCGCCTTATGAGATGATAGTGCGTTCTGTCGGGGGGGTTCCCGTTTACACGAAATTCTTTGAGGGTGGGGAGTCCTCAAAGGCTTCGAGTGGAGCGACAGCGAAACGAGATGATTTTGACGGCAAAAAACTGCTCGCGGATTCAATCGAATCTGCGATAACTTCAAAATCAAAAGCAATTATTGTTAACAGCCCTGAAAACCCTACAGGCCGCGTTGCAAGTGAAAGCGATTTGAAAACAATTGCTGAAATTGCGATTGAACACGGCATAATGATTATTTCGGATGAAGTGTATGATAAACTGCTTTTTGGCGGCGCAAAGCATTATTCGATTGCTAAATTCGCGCCCGAAAACACAATACTCATAAACTCCACTTCAAAAACATATTCAATGACGGGTTGGAGGCTTGGTTGGCTTGCAGCACCAAAGGATATTATAAAAGAGCTTGCTAAATGCAACCGCGTAACAACCGCATCGGTTAGCGCAGTAGTGCAATATGCCGCACTTGCGGCGCTTACTGAAAGCCAAGAGTGCGTCCAGGATATGTGCCACGAATACGAAAAGCGGTGCGACACGACAGTAAAGCGCATGAAGCAGCTTAACTGGGATTTTATAAATCCGGAAGGTGCGTTTTATGCATTTCCGAAAATTCCCGGTTGCATTGATTCGTGGAAACTTGCGATGGAGCTTCTGGAAAAAGCAAAAGTCGCACTTGTTCCTGGCGTATCGTTCGGCCCCTCAGGCGAAGGTCATGTGCGCATATGTTATGGCTCGGTGAATTCGGAATGCATAAACGAGGGCTTTGACAGGATTGAAAAGTATATGAATATAGTCAATAAATGCAAATATTAG
- a CDS encoding phenylalanine--tRNA ligase subunit alpha, which produces MSQKYNLQPHEIKVLKFLEDEKKRFATELEAVLGMDQVAVARAIYGLQQSGLVKSKEEEKLVLRITSEGESVLKQGLIEKQLVSEVGEKGKSLSEIKLSEKNIALGFAKKKGYVEFDKSSLKATKAGIDALGKQDAEEVLLKRAAHGEALKKDELDTLKSRKLADYSLKTIREVSITAEGKKAAQGLEVRDEVSSLAPEMIKSRGWKEVSLRKYNVTAPVTAVYGGRRHFVNQAIDYVRSVWLDMGFKEMTGPLVNTGFWNFDALFVPQDHPAREMQDTFFFNGKGMLPDKKTISAVKKAHESGVNGSRGWQYKWSEEEAARLLLRTHTTVLSAKTLAQIKKDSLPAKYFAIGRVFRNEALDWKHLFEFNQVEGIVVDPNANFKNLLGYLKEFFGKLGFEKARFRPGYFPYTEMSIEIDVFHPERKQWVELGGAGIFRPEVVEPLLGEPIPVLAWGPGFDRIIMDYYKIKYIRDLYGNDIKQLREMKVWMR; this is translated from the coding sequence ATGTCGCAAAAATACAATCTCCAGCCGCACGAAATCAAAGTGCTCAAATTTCTTGAGGATGAGAAAAAGCGCTTTGCAACTGAGCTTGAAGCCGTGCTCGGGATGGATCAGGTTGCTGTTGCCCGCGCAATTTACGGCCTCCAGCAGTCAGGTCTTGTAAAATCAAAGGAAGAAGAAAAGCTTGTTTTGAGAATAACTTCCGAAGGCGAGTCGGTCCTTAAGCAGGGGCTTATAGAAAAACAGCTTGTTTCAGAAGTAGGGGAAAAAGGAAAATCGCTTTCTGAAATAAAGCTTTCTGAGAAAAATATTGCTCTTGGTTTTGCAAAAAAGAAAGGTTATGTTGAATTTGACAAAAGCAGCTTAAAGGCTACAAAAGCAGGCATTGACGCGCTTGGAAAACAGGATGCTGAAGAAGTTCTTCTTAAAAGAGCTGCGCATGGCGAGGCTTTAAAAAAAGATGAACTCGACACACTTAAGTCAAGAAAGCTTGCAGATTATTCTCTTAAGACAATCCGCGAAGTCAGCATAACTGCTGAAGGAAAAAAAGCGGCTCAAGGGCTTGAGGTAAGGGATGAAGTTTCGAGTCTGGCTCCGGAAATGATAAAATCCAGGGGTTGGAAAGAAGTTAGCTTGAGGAAATATAATGTGACTGCTCCGGTAACTGCAGTTTATGGCGGCAGAAGGCATTTCGTGAATCAGGCGATTGATTATGTCCGAAGTGTTTGGCTTGACATGGGTTTCAAAGAAATGACCGGCCCTCTTGTCAATACAGGATTCTGGAACTTTGATGCGCTTTTTGTTCCGCAGGATCATCCTGCGCGCGAGATGCAGGACACATTCTTTTTTAACGGAAAGGGAATGCTGCCTGATAAAAAAACTATCTCTGCAGTAAAGAAGGCGCATGAATCCGGAGTCAACGGTTCAAGAGGGTGGCAGTACAAATGGAGTGAAGAGGAAGCGGCACGACTGCTTTTACGCACGCACACCACAGTTCTTTCCGCAAAGACCCTCGCGCAAATTAAGAAGGATAGCCTTCCTGCGAAGTATTTTGCAATAGGCCGGGTGTTCAGAAATGAGGCTCTTGACTGGAAGCATCTTTTTGAGTTCAATCAGGTTGAAGGAATTGTTGTGGATCCTAACGCCAATTTCAAGAATCTGCTCGGCTACCTTAAAGAATTCTTTGGAAAGCTGGGCTTTGAAAAAGCAAGATTCCGGCCGGGATATTTTCCATATACTGAGATGTCGATTGAAATCGATGTTTTCCACCCTGAAAGAAAGCAGTGGGTGGAGCTTGGCGGCGCCGGCATTTTCAGGCCGGAAGTTGTCGAGCCGCTATTGGGCGAGCCAATACCGGTTCTTGCATGGGGGCCGGGGTTTGACCGAATCATCATGGATTACTACAAGATAAAATACATCCGCGATTTGTACGGGAATGACATAAAGCAGTTGCGCGAGATGAAAGTTTGGATGAGATAA
- a CDS encoding 3-oxoacyl-ACP reductase FabG, producing MKKLEGRVAVITGSSRGIGRAIALEFAKEGAKIIINYIQSKKEAEEVVAEIKKLGSDALAMECDVSDEKQVNELISTAVKKFGKIDILINNAGIVAPKPFQELMAQDWENILRVNLIGTFLCSKAAAPHMLHQKYGKIVNVSSIRGLECCGRAGILDYSASKAGVINFTKTLAKELAPHVNVNSVAPGLTETDQWKNKDASFVKAETEKTLFKRFARPEEIAKAALFLASDDSSYITGDVLIVDGGYHLRE from the coding sequence ATGAAAAAACTTGAAGGAAGAGTTGCAGTTATTACCGGTTCAAGCAGGGGCATCGGCAGGGCAATTGCTCTTGAGTTTGCGAAAGAAGGCGCGAAAATAATTATCAATTATATCCAATCAAAAAAAGAGGCAGAAGAAGTCGTTGCAGAGATAAAGAAACTCGGTTCAGATGCATTGGCTATGGAATGTGATGTATCCGACGAAAAACAAGTGAATGAACTAATAAGTACAGCAGTCAAAAAATTCGGTAAAATAGACATTCTTATAAACAATGCAGGAATTGTTGCGCCGAAACCATTTCAAGAATTGATGGCGCAAGATTGGGAAAATATACTGAGAGTTAACCTAATCGGAACATTTTTGTGTTCAAAGGCAGCCGCTCCGCACATGCTCCATCAGAAATACGGCAAAATTGTTAATGTTTCTTCAATACGCGGGCTCGAATGCTGCGGCAGAGCTGGAATACTTGATTACAGCGCTTCAAAGGCTGGTGTAATTAATTTCACAAAAACATTGGCGAAGGAATTAGCACCGCATGTTAATGTTAATAGCGTGGCTCCAGGCCTCACTGAAACGGACCAGTGGAAAAATAAAGACGCTTCATTTGTGAAAGCCGAAACAGAAAAAACGCTTTTTAAAAGATTCGCCAGACCCGAAGAAATCGCAAAAGCGGCTTTGTTCTTGGCATCTGACGATTCAAGTTACATAACCGGCGATGTATTAATAGTTGACGGAGGATATCATTTGCGCGAGTAG